From Desulfobacterales bacterium:
TTGCCAAGGATGGCGATCCCGGGGCCATGCTGGCCGAGATGGCACGGTTGAGCCGAAGGTACATCCTGTTCATCGGGGTGAACAGGTTCAACCCGGGTTTTTTCAGCCACCGGATGGCGCACAGGCTGTTCCGGGTACCCTGGAACCATGGGAATATTCATTTCATGAACCCGTTTTTTGTCCGTGAATATTTCAGCAAAAACGGCCTCGCCGTATTGAAGACCGGTGTGGTGGATACGCCCCCCTACCCGGACTCCCTGGGCATCAGGGATATGAGGCTGCACCGCATGGATGTTGATTTGAACACCATCGACTGGGACAGCCGGACGGTACACTGGATGAAGGCGGGAAGGTATCCCCACAAAATCAAGCTGCTCTACCTGTTTGAACAACTGCCCCTGCCCTTTCTTGCCAAGCTGCTCTATGCCCATCTTTTTTATGTGCTTGCTGAAAAGCAATGAACCGGTTGGAAGGGAAGAGTTTTTTTACTTCGTACTCGTGCTCGTGAACGTACTCGTACACGAAGATAAGTGCCCTTGGCAAACGACAAGTCCATTTATCGAGCGACTCTCCTTGATAATCCATCCTGCTTGCTCGCAACATATTTATTTTTTTCTTGTCTCGATCACGTTTACGTTCACGTTCACGAGCACGAGCACGAGCACGAGCACGTCAAAAACGGGTCTTGGACCCGTATCCCGACTTTCAGTCGTTAAGTTAACCCACCGTCTTCAGACGGTGGTTGTTAAGTTTTTGGTTTGCGCTTGTGAAACCAGCTTCTGTCCGGTATAATACATGTTTTTTTGTTCGGGAAAAAGAAAGGGTTGTGGCCGGAAGGATAAAAGGTCTCCCCGGCACGGCAAGGACCGCGCTTCGTGGCGACTTTCATATAAAGAGCCCGGAAAAGGGGCGTGACAGTGTCGGGAAAAATTGTCTGCACCAACAAAAAGGCCTATCATAACTATACCATTGACTCGGTTCTTGAGGCGGGTATGGTTTTGAACGGGCCGGAGATAAAATCCCTGCGGGCCGGCAAGGCGAACCTGCGGGACGGATATGCCCGGATCAGCAACAACGAGGTCTTTTTATACAATGTGCATATTTCGCCCTACTCCCATGCCACCAACGTCACCATGGACCCGATGCGGACCCGGAAGCTGCTCCTCCATCGACGGGAGATCCGCCGGCTGATCGGCAAGATCCAGGAAAAAGGGTTTGCGCTGATACCATTAAAGATATATCTTAATAACAAGGGCAAGGCCAAGGTGGAACTGGGCCTGGCCCGGGGCAAGAAATTGTACGACAAGCGGGCCTCCCTGAAAAAGAAGGAAGTCGATCGCGAGATCGAGCGGGCCTACAAGATGAACAAATAAATACAAAGGGGGCGAAACGGATTCGACGGGGACATGTAAGCTTGAAGCCGCATGCCGAGCTTCTATCTGCTCGTAAAACCGATGGAAACTACTTATAATCGCCGACGATTATAACTACGCTGTCGCAGCTTAGATCTGCGCAGCCGTCCTCCTGACCCGGCCCACCGGATCAGATCAGGGCGTCGACTCTGTGGGATAGTTCTTTGGCAGTGCCTGTTTGCC
This genomic window contains:
- the smpB gene encoding SsrA-binding protein SmpB — its product is MSGKIVCTNKKAYHNYTIDSVLEAGMVLNGPEIKSLRAGKANLRDGYARISNNEVFLYNVHISPYSHATNVTMDPMRTRKLLLHRREIRRLIGKIQEKGFALIPLKIYLNNKGKAKVELGLARGKKLYDKRASLKKKEVDREIERAYKMNK